A window of Prolixibacter sp. SD074 contains these coding sequences:
- a CDS encoding glycoside hydrolase family 76 protein, with protein MKIFKTILATYALVLFLTSACSETTSDNDPDNPNPPVEGINTPEENLQRAMELTDNAIEAHFTGAGMAMARYYNPYTKVRSEEKGSVWMYTSAIEAVNAILHGLEAQKENGDATLYNDNFDHYSELLQQLYENADYYLGTFELTSYTQTREWSVYGVNRNNAKGSADVGGIQNVYDDQMWLIRELIEAYKNTDNEEYLKKAEYLTEYVLDGWDCTLDANGNEIGGITWGPGYVTKHSCSNGPMVSPLVWLSELYKNKADVTTSHYIDSSDKVTRKTRQINKSEYYLDFAKKIYAWQKKYLLRSDGVYNDMMGGCSPGSPETEMVNGTVYRKGISCRDQVGPAISYNSGTMLSGAADLYRVTGDDQYLTDGRRLADASFSYFAKPGQTVSGYYTYDISGFNDWFNGVLMRGYVALFPAYGNVANYIDSFQKNLDYGYENFLYNGFLPTNLLVGWSYDNNKNNTEAMFNFAFSAEYAVLSRYELEK; from the coding sequence ATGAAAATTTTCAAAACTATTCTCGCTACATATGCCTTGGTTTTATTTTTAACCTCGGCGTGTAGTGAGACTACATCGGATAATGATCCGGATAATCCAAATCCTCCGGTGGAGGGGATAAACACACCCGAAGAAAATCTACAGCGAGCGATGGAGCTAACAGACAACGCCATTGAAGCCCATTTCACGGGGGCGGGAATGGCTATGGCCAGGTATTATAACCCTTACACTAAGGTTCGTTCCGAAGAGAAAGGAAGTGTCTGGATGTACACCAGTGCAATTGAGGCCGTTAATGCGATCCTCCATGGACTCGAAGCTCAAAAGGAAAACGGCGATGCAACGCTTTATAACGACAACTTTGACCATTACTCGGAATTGTTGCAGCAACTGTATGAAAACGCGGATTATTATCTCGGAACTTTTGAGTTGACATCTTATACCCAAACCAGGGAATGGTCGGTGTATGGTGTTAATCGTAATAACGCAAAAGGTTCTGCAGATGTGGGCGGGATTCAAAACGTTTACGACGACCAAATGTGGCTGATCCGTGAGTTAATTGAAGCCTACAAAAATACGGATAATGAGGAGTATTTGAAGAAAGCCGAATACCTGACCGAATATGTTCTGGACGGATGGGATTGTACCCTTGATGCCAACGGAAACGAAATTGGCGGTATTACCTGGGGGCCTGGTTACGTAACCAAACACTCGTGTAGCAACGGGCCAATGGTCAGCCCCCTGGTGTGGTTGTCTGAATTATATAAAAATAAGGCAGATGTGACTACTTCCCATTACATTGACTCTTCTGATAAAGTGACCCGCAAAACCAGGCAGATTAATAAAAGTGAGTATTACCTGGACTTTGCAAAGAAAATCTATGCCTGGCAGAAGAAATATTTACTACGGTCGGACGGGGTCTACAACGATATGATGGGAGGGTGTTCTCCCGGCAGTCCTGAAACCGAGATGGTGAACGGGACGGTATACCGTAAGGGTATTTCTTGCCGCGATCAGGTTGGACCAGCTATCAGCTACAACAGCGGAACAATGCTTTCGGGAGCTGCAGACTTGTACCGGGTTACCGGAGATGACCAGTATTTGACTGACGGAAGAAGACTGGCAGATGCAAGCTTTAGTTACTTCGCTAAACCCGGACAAACCGTATCCGGCTACTACACCTATGATATTAGCGGCTTTAACGACTGGTTCAACGGCGTGCTGATGCGGGGGTATGTTGCCCTTTTTCCAGCGTATGGCAATGTTGCAAATTACATTGATAGTTTCCAGAAAAATCTCGACTATGGGTATGAAAACTTCCTTTACAACGGGTTCCTTCCCACAAACTTGTTGGTAGGCTGGAGTTACGATAATAACAAAAACAACACTGAAGCCATGTTCAATTTTGCTTTTTCTGCTGAATATGCGGTACTATCCCGATATGAACTGGAGAAATAA
- a CDS encoding TonB-dependent receptor codes for MTENRYIKVAQFLRLIVFVMIFMPLASWAQNTTISGIVTDSKSEPIIGATVAVKNTTIGTITDSNGKYTIEAPQNATLVYRFLGFITKEESADGRSTINVTLQMDKRNLDEVVVVGYGTQRKVTLTGAVASVKGGDLRKTKNENPENMLTGRIAGVRVWQKSAEPGAYNSNFDIRGLGAPLVVIDGVPRTVGEFQRLNPNDIEDVSVLKDASAAIYGVRAGNGVVLVTTKKGSKGGKVKVSYNGSYTLQEPSGMPVLANPFQTMTLYNERSMNNINGGTIIYTEQDFEDFRNGTRRAADWTSLLFSDFSPQTQHDVSINGGTEKTQYYVSIGYMDQDGFFKSGDLNYHKMNLRSNISTEILKGLKFDLNLSGIADERNNPYTSAVDIIRNYWRQGVLFPAYADPEQTMLSYEGLDLEENTVAEMTSDISGYRKYAQKYFQSSAALNFDFGTLSNALKGLSAKALFSYDYRMDDNTIFRKEYYQYAYNKLTDSYDAKLYNPSSPNQLRREFYSKQQTLGQFILNYKRTFNEVHKLSGLVGWETQKRTGDNYYAQRDLAFGMEYLFAGIDENQLGGMQSGSNDIYELSNSALIGRLNYTFADRYIVEGQFRYDGSSKFAPGHQWGFFPSASVGWRVSEEPFFKSVSQLEFVNQLKLRGSYGVLGDDGSAEYGWVNGYTYPATSGNAAKGYYNQYAPGYIFGNQFVYGVSRLPIPNESYSWLTSHTLDIGVDFEGWDGLFGFSFDYFDRHRKGIFARRGADLPTVVGATAPIENLDSDRHFGMDLELTHRNKIGHFAYSVKAIATVTRQKHEIASGQGPYANSYDEWRHDNLTNRYQGVQFGYESAGRFENWKDIWSYGLYKERDVLPGDYKYLDWNGDGEINGLDEHPFAFDQTPWMNFSLSYECSYKNFDMNFLLQGSALGSMEYKEPLYSIWGSNGGGTLVQYLDRWHPVDPMADPYAPETKWTTGYYGFTGHYPIGNSEFNRVSTAYLRLKSIEFGYTLPRVNALSSMNMRVFVNAYNLFTITGVKFVDPEHPDSDLGRMYPLSKTYTMGVSVSF; via the coding sequence ATGACTGAAAATCGATACATAAAAGTTGCGCAATTTTTACGTCTGATCGTATTTGTCATGATTTTTATGCCTTTGGCATCATGGGCGCAGAATACCACGATATCGGGTATTGTTACCGACAGCAAAAGCGAGCCGATTATAGGTGCAACTGTGGCGGTTAAAAATACCACGATAGGAACTATTACCGATTCTAACGGAAAGTATACCATTGAAGCACCTCAAAATGCTACGTTGGTATACCGGTTTCTTGGCTTTATCACAAAAGAAGAAAGCGCTGACGGACGCTCCACTATCAACGTGACATTGCAGATGGATAAAAGAAACCTTGATGAAGTCGTTGTGGTTGGATATGGTACGCAAAGAAAAGTTACACTAACAGGAGCTGTGGCCAGTGTAAAAGGGGGAGATTTGCGTAAAACCAAAAATGAAAACCCGGAGAACATGTTGACTGGGAGGATTGCCGGGGTACGTGTTTGGCAAAAAAGCGCCGAGCCCGGTGCCTATAACAGCAACTTCGACATTCGTGGTTTAGGGGCCCCGCTGGTGGTTATCGACGGTGTTCCCCGCACAGTCGGTGAGTTTCAACGTTTGAACCCCAATGATATTGAAGACGTATCTGTTTTGAAAGATGCATCGGCAGCTATCTACGGTGTGCGAGCGGGTAATGGTGTTGTGCTTGTAACGACCAAGAAAGGTTCAAAAGGAGGAAAAGTGAAAGTATCTTATAATGGTTCTTACACCTTGCAGGAACCTTCGGGAATGCCGGTACTTGCAAATCCCTTCCAAACCATGACGCTTTACAACGAGAGGTCGATGAATAATATCAACGGGGGAACCATTATTTATACCGAACAGGATTTTGAAGATTTCCGCAATGGAACCCGTCGAGCGGCAGACTGGACCTCTTTGCTGTTTTCTGACTTTTCGCCGCAAACGCAACACGACGTAAGTATTAACGGAGGTACGGAAAAAACACAGTACTATGTTAGTATCGGGTACATGGATCAGGACGGTTTCTTTAAGTCAGGAGACCTGAATTATCATAAAATGAATTTACGTTCAAATATCAGTACGGAGATCTTAAAAGGGTTGAAGTTTGACCTGAACCTGAGCGGTATTGCTGACGAACGTAACAATCCTTATACCAGCGCAGTTGATATTATTCGCAATTACTGGAGGCAGGGTGTATTGTTCCCGGCTTACGCTGACCCGGAACAGACGATGCTTAGCTACGAAGGGCTAGACCTGGAGGAGAATACAGTTGCCGAAATGACTTCAGATATTTCAGGATACCGTAAATACGCTCAAAAATATTTCCAGTCATCGGCAGCGCTGAACTTCGACTTTGGTACCTTGTCGAATGCGTTGAAAGGATTGTCGGCCAAAGCCTTGTTTAGTTACGACTACCGCATGGACGACAATACTATTTTCCGTAAAGAATATTATCAATATGCATATAACAAATTAACTGATTCGTACGATGCAAAGTTGTACAATCCGAGTTCTCCCAACCAACTGAGACGCGAATTCTACAGCAAACAGCAAACGCTGGGACAATTTATCCTTAACTATAAACGTACTTTCAACGAAGTTCACAAGCTGAGCGGACTTGTCGGCTGGGAAACTCAAAAGCGCACTGGCGATAACTATTATGCACAACGCGACCTGGCTTTCGGAATGGAATATCTTTTCGCAGGTATCGACGAAAATCAGCTTGGGGGCATGCAAAGTGGTTCAAATGATATTTATGAGCTTTCCAATTCAGCTTTGATAGGGCGTTTGAACTATACCTTTGCAGACCGTTACATTGTTGAGGGACAATTCCGTTATGATGGTTCATCAAAATTTGCCCCGGGACACCAGTGGGGTTTTTTCCCTTCAGCATCTGTCGGCTGGCGTGTGTCGGAAGAGCCCTTCTTTAAATCGGTTTCACAACTTGAATTTGTTAATCAGTTGAAGCTGCGCGGTAGCTACGGAGTGCTGGGGGACGATGGAAGTGCAGAATACGGCTGGGTAAATGGCTATACCTATCCGGCTACCAGTGGTAACGCGGCAAAAGGGTATTATAACCAATATGCGCCAGGCTATATTTTCGGGAACCAGTTTGTTTATGGGGTGTCGCGATTGCCGATCCCTAATGAGTCCTATAGCTGGCTAACTTCGCATACATTGGATATCGGTGTTGACTTTGAAGGGTGGGACGGACTGTTTGGATTCTCATTCGACTACTTCGATCGTCACCGGAAAGGGATTTTTGCTCGTCGTGGCGCCGATTTGCCGACTGTTGTAGGTGCTACTGCCCCAATTGAGAATTTGGATAGCGACCGTCATTTTGGTATGGATCTGGAATTGACTCACCGAAATAAGATAGGCCATTTTGCTTACAGCGTAAAAGCGATTGCTACAGTTACCCGTCAAAAACATGAAATTGCTTCGGGACAGGGGCCTTATGCAAATTCTTATGACGAATGGCGCCACGATAACCTGACAAACCGTTATCAAGGCGTGCAATTCGGTTATGAATCGGCAGGACGTTTTGAAAACTGGAAAGATATTTGGTCATACGGCCTTTATAAAGAAAGAGATGTTTTGCCAGGTGATTACAAATACCTTGATTGGAACGGTGATGGTGAGATTAACGGATTGGATGAACATCCGTTCGCCTTCGATCAAACACCATGGATGAACTTTAGTTTGAGCTATGAGTGTTCATACAAAAACTTTGATATGAACTTTCTCCTGCAAGGGTCGGCACTTGGTTCCATGGAATATAAAGAACCATTGTATTCCATTTGGGGAAGCAATGGCGGCGGTACCCTGGTACAATACCTGGATCGTTGGCATCCGGTTGATCCGATGGCAGACCCTTACGCCCCTGAAACAAAATGGACAACCGGGTATTATGGCTTCACCGGACACTATCCAATTGGTAATTCGGAATTCAACCGGGTGAGTACAGCGTACTTGCGCTTGAAGAGTATTGAATTTGGCTATACCCTTCCCAGGGTGAATGCATTATCGTCGATGAATATGCGCGTATTTGTCAATGCTTACAACCTGTTTACCATAACAGGGGTGAAGTTTGTCGATCCTGAACATCCGGACAGCGACCTTGGACGGATGTACCCGCTGAGTAAGACGTATACCATGGGGGTGTCTGTGTCATTTTAA
- a CDS encoding RagB/SusD family nutrient uptake outer membrane protein yields MKRILILSLIALIFSSACTKLDIAPKNIVSDNDLLTNESGMEIYLARMYSHMPFEDFKYMAQWGINFNSWLGAIGISGTGEALNRDGICTAFTGENTPYWGQAFTLLRDANYLIETLPDYKSSYPEVMYNHYLGEAYFVRATVFYAMARRFGGVPLVTHVIPYLAEQDKLEVPRSSEEETWDQVLADFDQSVALLQPNSPKTGYANKYVALSFKSEAMLYAGSVAKYNETVAGRLTGFGQKTGVRVIGFAEDSWQAASKKYFREAYLAAQEVIKSGKYALYMKKWAANDPEAQYQNMVDMFSDEDSPENIYVKEYTYPTMTHGFDAYSAPFIFKAPLASGTCPTLDLMELYDGFDRYSDGTIRVTDGTSNTDGDYLMYDSPLDFFKDAEPRLRAYVIFPGDMFKGKKIEIRAGIYTGSEPIKPLFNDYSYQAAETRYQNLDAYKGDPKTLYLSPREGNGQEIVDYNGAEMTAAGANGPFYNNGEGCLTGLYDRKWLNPDPSFEAGEGKSDQHFILMRYAEVLLNAAEAAVELSLGGESSPDGDDLMQVATDAVNSIRERAGASLLNGSITPDVAGRNIVRKERRKELALEHKTKWDLRRWRVEHYEGRDGFWGEKRDKNLFSNNARYRFRGLYPFFSTESGKYFFDAHFQWVSLKTFEYNIVDYYFAIPGGEVAKSPVIDQQPNR; encoded by the coding sequence ATGAAAAGGATATTAATATTATCACTGATCGCCTTGATATTCTCCTCTGCTTGCACGAAGTTGGATATTGCACCCAAAAATATCGTTAGCGACAATGATCTCCTGACAAATGAATCTGGTATGGAGATTTATTTGGCACGGATGTACAGCCATATGCCCTTTGAGGATTTTAAGTACATGGCTCAGTGGGGGATCAATTTTAACTCGTGGTTAGGGGCAATAGGGATTTCCGGAACAGGGGAAGCGTTGAACCGGGACGGAATTTGTACCGCCTTTACCGGAGAGAACACTCCCTATTGGGGGCAGGCCTTCACCTTATTGCGAGATGCCAACTATCTGATTGAGACTTTACCAGATTACAAAAGTTCCTACCCGGAAGTGATGTACAACCATTATTTGGGTGAAGCATATTTTGTACGGGCTACCGTGTTTTATGCAATGGCAAGACGTTTTGGAGGAGTACCGCTGGTCACCCATGTAATCCCTTATCTTGCAGAACAGGACAAATTGGAAGTACCACGCTCCTCGGAAGAAGAAACCTGGGACCAGGTTCTTGCCGACTTCGATCAGTCAGTTGCTTTGTTGCAGCCAAACAGCCCCAAGACCGGATATGCAAACAAATATGTTGCGTTGTCTTTCAAATCGGAAGCAATGTTGTACGCCGGTAGTGTTGCCAAATACAACGAAACTGTAGCAGGCCGTTTAACCGGGTTTGGACAGAAAACAGGCGTTCGCGTAATTGGTTTTGCAGAAGATTCCTGGCAAGCTGCTTCGAAAAAATATTTCAGGGAGGCCTATCTGGCTGCTCAGGAAGTGATAAAAAGTGGAAAATATGCTCTTTACATGAAAAAGTGGGCAGCCAACGATCCGGAGGCACAATATCAAAACATGGTCGACATGTTCAGCGATGAGGACAGCCCTGAAAATATCTATGTAAAAGAATACACTTACCCCACAATGACTCACGGGTTCGACGCGTACAGTGCCCCTTTTATCTTTAAAGCGCCTTTGGCATCAGGAACTTGTCCAACGCTTGATCTTATGGAATTGTATGACGGTTTCGATCGTTATAGTGATGGAACAATCCGGGTAACAGACGGGACATCGAACACGGATGGTGACTACCTGATGTATGATTCGCCGTTGGATTTTTTTAAAGATGCTGAGCCGCGTCTACGTGCTTATGTGATTTTTCCGGGTGACATGTTTAAAGGTAAGAAAATTGAAATTCGTGCCGGAATATATACGGGGTCCGAGCCAATTAAGCCTTTATTTAACGATTACTCTTACCAGGCAGCTGAAACACGCTATCAGAATCTGGATGCCTATAAGGGAGACCCAAAAACGTTGTACCTAAGTCCAAGGGAAGGTAACGGTCAGGAGATTGTTGATTACAATGGTGCCGAAATGACCGCTGCCGGGGCCAATGGCCCTTTCTATAACAACGGCGAAGGTTGCCTTACCGGATTGTATGACCGTAAGTGGCTGAATCCCGATCCTTCTTTCGAAGCTGGTGAAGGAAAATCCGATCAACATTTCATCCTGATGCGTTATGCCGAAGTATTGTTGAATGCTGCTGAGGCTGCGGTAGAGCTTTCGTTGGGCGGAGAATCTTCACCTGATGGAGATGACTTGATGCAGGTAGCTACTGATGCAGTTAACAGTATCCGTGAAAGAGCCGGGGCCAGTTTGCTTAACGGTAGTATCACTCCTGACGTAGCCGGGCGTAACATCGTTCGTAAAGAACGTCGTAAAGAATTGGCTTTAGAGCATAAGACCAAATGGGACCTGCGTCGCTGGCGGGTTGAACACTACGAAGGACGTGATGGCTTCTGGGGCGAAAAGAGGGACAAGAATCTGTTCAGTAACAATGCCCGGTATCGGTTCCGCGGATTGTATCCGTTTTTCTCCACCGAAAGTGGAAAATACTTCTTCGATGCCCATTTTCAATGGGTAAGCCTGAAAACGTTCGAGTATAATATTGTTGACTACTATTTTGCGATTCCGGGTGGAGAGGTAGCAAAAAGTCCGGTAATCGATCAGCAACCGAATAGATAA
- a CDS encoding DUF3823 domain-containing protein, which produces MKKIAFYILSLTLFSFTSCSMFELDNYAAPSETLQGEVVDAATGEPVLTDQGSEGITVRLTELSYGDNVSHNPDFNCMPDGTFQNTKLFKGTYNVNLFGPFIPLVREDNRGVPLADETQTINIEGITKVKFEVQPFLKVEWVSEPVVTNGKITAKVRVTRGVSEEDFRSKIEPMGSYSNSFLNVTDIQLFVSYSSSVGYRARDDRWSSKIEYSGSEFNSLLGETITIESNGTIPSGRVVFVRAAARINYDTPRGSGTRRWNYNAPEEVMIP; this is translated from the coding sequence ATGAAAAAAATAGCATTTTATATATTATCGTTAACGCTGTTTTCGTTCACTTCATGCAGCATGTTTGAACTGGACAACTATGCAGCACCGTCAGAAACCCTGCAAGGAGAAGTTGTGGATGCGGCTACGGGTGAACCAGTGCTTACCGATCAGGGAAGCGAAGGGATCACTGTGCGTTTGACCGAACTTAGTTATGGCGATAATGTGAGCCATAACCCTGATTTTAATTGTATGCCCGACGGGACTTTCCAAAATACGAAACTGTTTAAAGGGACATACAACGTCAATCTTTTTGGACCTTTTATCCCATTGGTCCGGGAAGACAACCGTGGTGTTCCGTTAGCGGATGAAACACAAACGATCAATATTGAAGGCATTACGAAAGTAAAATTCGAAGTTCAACCTTTTCTGAAAGTAGAATGGGTAAGCGAACCGGTTGTAACCAATGGTAAAATTACAGCAAAAGTACGTGTTACAAGGGGCGTATCGGAAGAAGATTTTCGTTCCAAAATCGAACCAATGGGCAGTTATAGCAATAGCTTCCTGAATGTGACCGATATTCAATTGTTTGTTAGCTATTCTTCGTCGGTCGGGTACCGTGCCCGCGACGATCGATGGTCAAGTAAGATTGAATATTCCGGTTCGGAGTTTAACTCGCTATTGGGTGAAACAATTACCATTGAATCCAACGGGACAATTCCTTCCGGTCGGGTTGTATTTGTTCGTGCTGCTGCACGTATCAACTACGATACCCCCAGGGGAAGTGGTACAAGGCGTTGGAACTACAACGCACCTGAGGAAGTTATGATTCCTTAA
- a CDS encoding glutaminase family protein has protein sequence MMRTPTLYLFTGILFFLFSCTQSHVKLNETSAVSFRAPAYPLITVDPYTSAWSETDTLFSSPVKHWTGKIHSLIGAIRVDGDVYRFMGKENIPLKTLVPMAGEEAWQGKYTTQTPVKNWKTSGFNDLNWKSGKAAFGTSGMKAIGTEWNTKEIWVRREFSTPKMVADANLYLIYSHDDDFELYLNGKEIVNTGHSAKNDVLLKIDPNLLNKDGKNVLAGHCTNTGGLAYVDFGLYTDGDQKEVFTRTAKQNSVSLSATQTHYSFTAGPVNLDVQFVAPFLPNDLDLLSRPIDYINYQVTSDDGAKHNVQLYFEITPQWAVNDVSQEVQVSKGETGNIDYIKAGTTEQPILKKKGDNVRIDWGYVYLAAGKSENCSVALGNYFDTKTAFAENGKVPSGQNELTAKMNRSMPAMAFVENLGQISKKTSDGYVMIGYNDIESIQYFGTNLKAWWTHNGTITFNDALQSAAKEHDQVVERCDQFDNKLWKETLAAGGKKYADLCVLAYRQSIAAHKLVKDPNGNILFLSKENFSNGSIGTVDVTYPSAPLFLYYNPDLLKGMLNPIFYYSESGKWTKPFAAHDVGTYPKANGQTYGGDMPVEECGNMIILTTAIARMEGNADYAAKHWNVLTTWANYLLENGLDPENQLCTDDFAGHFAHNTNLSIKAIMGIEGYGKLAEMLGKTDIAKKYTSAAKEMAQRWQTMANDGDHYRLTFDKPGTWSQKYNLVWDKLLEFNIFPKEVAKKEIAYYLTKQNKYGLPLDNRKTYTKADWIVWTATLADNQADFEQFIDRLHRFVTETPDRVPMTDWYETTNAKQVGFQARSVVGGYFIKMLEKETPK, from the coding sequence ATGATGAGAACACCGACTTTGTACCTGTTCACAGGAATACTTTTTTTTCTTTTTTCCTGTACGCAGTCGCATGTAAAGCTAAATGAGACCAGCGCTGTTTCCTTCCGTGCCCCGGCATACCCGTTGATCACGGTTGATCCATATACCAGTGCATGGAGTGAAACGGATACCCTGTTTAGTAGCCCCGTGAAACATTGGACGGGTAAGATACATTCATTGATCGGCGCCATTCGGGTCGACGGGGACGTTTATCGTTTTATGGGCAAGGAAAATATCCCGCTGAAAACGCTGGTTCCGATGGCTGGAGAAGAAGCCTGGCAAGGGAAATACACCACCCAAACACCTGTAAAAAACTGGAAGACATCTGGTTTTAATGACCTCAACTGGAAAAGCGGGAAAGCTGCTTTTGGCACCTCGGGAATGAAAGCCATTGGTACCGAATGGAACACCAAAGAAATCTGGGTAAGACGCGAATTTTCCACTCCGAAAATGGTAGCAGACGCGAACCTCTATTTGATTTATTCACACGACGATGATTTTGAACTTTACCTGAACGGGAAAGAGATCGTCAATACGGGTCATTCGGCAAAAAATGATGTACTATTAAAAATTGATCCGAACTTGTTGAATAAAGACGGCAAAAATGTACTGGCCGGGCATTGCACGAACACCGGCGGATTGGCATATGTCGATTTCGGACTCTACACCGACGGTGACCAAAAAGAAGTTTTTACCCGGACTGCGAAACAAAACAGTGTTTCGCTTTCCGCGACTCAAACGCACTACAGCTTCACCGCCGGACCGGTTAATCTGGATGTTCAGTTTGTAGCACCGTTTTTGCCTAACGACCTGGACCTGCTTTCCCGCCCGATCGACTATATCAACTACCAGGTGACTTCGGACGACGGAGCGAAACATAATGTTCAGCTTTACTTTGAAATTACGCCGCAGTGGGCAGTAAATGATGTGAGCCAGGAGGTTCAGGTCAGCAAAGGTGAAACCGGTAACATTGATTATATCAAAGCCGGAACCACAGAACAGCCTATTCTGAAAAAGAAAGGCGATAACGTGCGCATCGATTGGGGATATGTCTATCTGGCTGCCGGTAAAAGTGAAAACTGCTCGGTCGCACTTGGGAACTATTTTGATACCAAAACAGCTTTTGCCGAAAACGGGAAAGTACCTTCCGGACAAAACGAACTAACAGCAAAAATGAACCGGTCAATGCCGGCCATGGCTTTTGTGGAAAACCTGGGGCAGATTTCCAAAAAGACTTCGGATGGTTATGTAATGATCGGTTATAACGATATCGAATCGATCCAGTATTTTGGCACTAATCTGAAGGCCTGGTGGACGCACAACGGTACAATCACTTTTAACGATGCTCTGCAGTCTGCCGCAAAAGAACACGACCAGGTGGTCGAACGTTGTGACCAGTTTGATAATAAGCTCTGGAAAGAAACTCTTGCTGCCGGCGGAAAGAAATACGCCGATTTGTGCGTATTGGCTTACAGGCAGTCGATCGCTGCTCACAAACTGGTGAAAGATCCGAACGGAAACATTCTTTTCCTGTCGAAAGAGAACTTCAGCAACGGTTCGATCGGGACGGTTGACGTTACTTACCCCTCTGCCCCCTTGTTTCTGTACTATAACCCCGATTTGTTGAAGGGCATGCTGAACCCGATATTCTATTATTCGGAAAGCGGTAAATGGACGAAGCCGTTTGCGGCACACGATGTGGGCACTTATCCGAAAGCCAACGGACAGACTTATGGAGGAGACATGCCGGTGGAAGAATGTGGCAACATGATCATCCTGACAACAGCTATTGCCAGGATGGAAGGCAATGCCGATTATGCAGCCAAACACTGGAATGTGCTGACTACCTGGGCGAACTATCTGCTTGAAAACGGACTCGATCCGGAAAACCAGTTATGTACTGACGATTTTGCCGGGCATTTTGCTCATAACACGAACCTGTCGATTAAAGCCATCATGGGCATAGAAGGATACGGTAAACTGGCTGAGATGTTGGGCAAAACTGATATTGCTAAGAAATACACATCAGCAGCCAAAGAGATGGCCCAAAGATGGCAAACGATGGCTAATGACGGTGATCATTACCGGCTGACGTTTGACAAGCCCGGAACCTGGAGCCAGAAATATAATTTGGTGTGGGACAAGTTGCTCGAGTTTAATATTTTCCCAAAGGAAGTAGCGAAGAAGGAAATTGCATACTACCTGACCAAACAAAACAAGTACGGTTTGCCGCTTGACAACCGGAAAACCTATACGAAAGCCGACTGGATTGTCTGGACAGCAACTTTAGCAGATAACCAGGCCGATTTCGAACAATTTATAGACCGCCTGCACCGGTTTGTAACAGAAACTCCCGACCGGGTTCCGATGACCGACTGGTACGAAACGACCAACGCTAAGCAGGTCGGATTTCAGGCTCGTTCGGTTGTGGGCGGGTATTTTATTAAAATGCTGGAAAAAGAAACACCAAAGTAA